The following are encoded together in the Chlorocebus sabaeus isolate Y175 chromosome 12, mChlSab1.0.hap1, whole genome shotgun sequence genome:
- the LOC103218927 gene encoding cytochrome b-c1 complex subunit 6, mitochondrial, with the protein MGLEDERKMLTESGDPEEEEEEEEELVDPLTTVREQCEQLEKCVKARERLELCDERVSSRSHTEEDCMEELLDFLYARDHCVAHKLFNNLK; encoded by the coding sequence ATGGGACTGGAGGACGAGCGAAAGATGCTTACCGAGTCCGGAGatcctgaggaggaggaagaggaagaggaggaattaGTGGATCCCCTAACAACAGTGAGAGAGCAATGCGAGCAGTTGGAGAAATGTGTAAAGGCCCGGGAGCGGCTAGAGCTCTGTGATGAGCGTGTATCCTCTCGATCACATACAGAAGAGGATTGCATGGAGGAGCTCTTAGACTTCTTGTATGCAAGGGACCATTGCGTGGCCCACAAACTCTTTAACAACTTGAAATAA